A region from the Vicia villosa cultivar HV-30 ecotype Madison, WI linkage group LG3, Vvil1.0, whole genome shotgun sequence genome encodes:
- the LOC131656024 gene encoding dof zinc finger protein DOF5.6-like encodes MGLSSLHVCNMDSSADHWLQGTIHDESGMDSSSPLSGDMLTCSRPSSMIDQRRLRPPHDLSLKCPRCDSTHTKFCYYNNYSLSQPRYFCKTCRRYWTKGGTLRNIPVGGGCRKNKKVSSKKPNDNIQNHIQNQQPQQGSSYSYHHHNHNNNNPKDLHLSFPDVQFSHLSNLLGSSTSGALGNPNFNACMLENPRPIDFMMESKLEGIIGSSSRNFDNFFGNNDHMSMNMGVGDMMNGQNQNVLQLQQNFHSSFGGMSSSFDGNNNNGGYLMDSCQRLMLPYDAHDEDHNGSIDVKPNPKLLSLEWQQDQGCSDAGYGSWSGMMNGYGSSTINPLING; translated from the exons ATGGGTTTATCTTCTCTTCACGTCTGCAATATGGATTCATCTGCAGATCACTGGTTGCAG GGCACAATTCACGATGAGTCAGGAATGGATTCATCTTCACCATTATCTGGTGACATGCTAACATGTTCAAGACCATCCTCCATGATAGATCAAAGGAGGCTAAGACCACCACATGACCTGTCTCTAAAATGTCCAAGATGTGATTCAACTCACACCAAATTCTGCTACTACAACAACTACAGTCTCTCTCAGCCTAGGTACTTCTGCAAGACTTGTAGAAGGTATTGGACCAAAGGAGGAACCCTAAGAAACATTCCTGTTGGTGGAGGTTGTAGAAAAAACAAGAAAGTTTCTTCCAAAAAACCtaatgataatattcaaaatcatattcaaaacCAACAACCTCAACAAGGATCTTCTTATTCATACCATCATCATAATCACAACAACAATAACCCTAAGGATCTTCATCTTTCTTTCCCTGATGTGCAATTCTCTCACCTTAGTAACTTACTAGGGAGTAGTACTTCTGGTGCATtaggaaaccctaatttcaatGCTTGCATGCTTGAGAATCCTAGGCCTATTGATTTCATGATGGAGAGTAAACTAGAAGGCATAATTGGAAGTAGCTCTAGGAATTTTGATAACTTTTTCGGAAACAATGATCACATGAGTATGAACATGGGTGTTGGAGACATGATGAATGGTCAAAATCAAAATGTGCTTCAATTGCAACAGAATTTCCATTCCTCATTTGGTGGCATGTCATCATCATTTGATGGAAACAATAACAATGGAGGTTATTTAATGGATTCTTGTCAAAGACTCATGCTTccatatgatgctcatgatgAGGATCATAATGGTTCAATTGATGTGAAACCAAACCCTAAGTTACTCTCACTTGAATGGCAACAAGATCAAGGTTGCTCTGATGCTGGATATGGATCATGGAGTGGCATGATGAATGGTTATGGATCCTCCACAATAAACCCTTTGATCAACGGCTGA